A stretch of DNA from Chelonoidis abingdonii isolate Lonesome George chromosome 8, CheloAbing_2.0, whole genome shotgun sequence:
TGTGACTTTACAATTATAGGAATGACGATGTCTCCCCTCAAACAAACCAACGCATGTAATGGCATGTTGCTGGAGGCCAAACTCTGAGTCCTTATTCAACCCCAATCAAATCCATGTGGAGGTTTGCCTGAGTTAAGGCTTCAAGTTTTGCCCCTGTATGTTTAAAGTGGGAACTCAGCACTTTAAAACAATCCTTTCATATCTCTAGGAGCTTCTGCATGACATTTAGAAGCAGACTCCATATTGTGGTCCAGGTCTCCCCTCCCACAGACAAATACATGGGCAggctgaggggggaggaggaaggaggaagttCTCTGCAGTTCTCCTCATGGAGTTTCCTCTGAGTTCTCCCTGTGAGAGAAGGAGAGGGTCTGCCCACCAGAACTGGTAGCTCCCCCACAAGATCTGCTAGAGGGAAAAAGGCCTTTGTGCACAGACCTGGGGTGCTTCCTCCATAGTGTTGGGGCCCCCGAATCCTCCTCTAACTCCCTAGCCAAGCCCTCCCCAACTGGTGATACCCACTCCTTCCGCAAGATGGGAAGTTCTATAGATGAAGCAGTTCCCCGCATGTGTTTAtcctgggggagggagaattGTACTCACCCCACTTTAAAATCATCCACTCTTTCTTCAGCCAAATGGTGCTTGCCTTACTCCCACAACGGGacctaatgacttcagtgggaccgaGATTGAACAGACTGTAAACTCCTGGGATAGgtactgtctttttgttatggATTTGTACAAGGCTtcgcacaatggggtcctgaacACCAATCAAGGCCTGTAAATGCAATTACAGCAAAGATCAGTATAGCAGTGCAATTAGGACCATTATCTTATCACACAAGGCTGTAGTTGCAAGGTCTGTCAAATATTCTTTTACATCTTGCCCTTCCAGTGTTACAGCAGAATTACTGTTAGTGTGAGTGTATTCATTCAGCTTGCTCATTTTGATTTCCCACTCTCTTTTTCggttccctctccctctgcacaCACCAGCCATGTAACCTGATAAGCAAAAAACTCCAGACAGGAGACTATTAAATCTATCTCAGATACTCCAGAGACAGGCCTGGCATGAGAACCTAGATGCATAAAATGATTCTCCTAGGTGAAGACAAATCCTGCCCCCACTAAATTCAGATCATAATACTGCCATGAACCTGATCAAAAAGAGCCCTAAATAGCTGCCCTAAATAGGAATTTACTGTAAATCCCACTTAGTATTCATTTAATCGATTATATAGAGATAATCTGCATTATTTTGAAAACTAAGAAGTGTTAGGTGGCCAGTATTTCTTACTATTGTTAATAATAGTAAGTAATATATTAATAAGTAAGTAAATAATAGTAACTATTACTATtgttaataataatgattattattttagtttattcagtatggttacattttaaaaatatacataaatgAGCCCAGATTTTTATTTGTGACATTAACATATTAAGGAAATACATGTTTTATCTTATATTGTTGATTTGGCATTCCTATTTTAATAATATTACCTACTCCATGGACTATGAAACCTCTCATGTTATTGAAAATCATTATGCCTTTTGGAGTGTTCTTTCTAGGATGAGGACCATCCAAATACAATATCTAGGTAGGAAATTTGTTTATACCTTCCATTGTAGCAGTGCGGTGATATGAAGCAATATTTTGTAGGGAGGACACTGCAGTTACAGTATATCacatcctctccttccccaccccctacccctccAGGTTATAAGGTTGGAATACAATGGAGCAGTAAAAGCAAATGCAACACTAAATATTCTTCTAGTATTTCTCCATTACAATGCATCTGTCATTGTAGCCCATCAATATCATTTGCAGGTTCCCTGCACTAAGGGTGGCAGACTGCGGCATGTCAAATTTGACAGCATTCTTTCTTGTCCATGCACAAAAATATTAGACTTTAAATACAGTCCATctcaaagggggtggggaggaaatagGCATATTTCTGAGCTCTAGGCTGAAGCTTTTACTGTCTATGTAATAAAACAAATCTGCATCTGTATGTATACGTTTTTTGAGCAAATGTGTTGCACATATAGATAATTGTGGCTGGTGTAGATTTTTTGGGACTGGCTTATACAAGGCATAATAaatccactcacacacacacacatatatacatatgcaaatgcacgcacacacatataAGCACATGCACAGGCACAGCTACATATGCTTTCAGGTTTAATATACACTGTATATGCAGAAATCAATTTTTGTCAGCCAGATGCCAATCCATAATAATTTCTTTCTTCAGCAATGTCCAGAATACATTTTTGAATAGCTTGCTACTAAATTGTTttgggtttggtttgggtttttgaaTTGCCTTTGAATTGCTCTCtgggaaaaatggtctgaagggCATTGCACTTGGTCAAATTACAGAACAGATAGGTGCACAGTATAGTCACTGCCCATCAGCCAacacaaatattttcatcaaaatcagCAGTAAAAATAtatctttcccttttgttttgtctttatcTTGCCCTAGATGCCTAGGCAGGCATAGCAAGCTGTAACCCAATCTACATCTGCAAGATGCAGGTGTGAAAGATTTGACCTTGGGGGAGGTGTGTCCTAGTGTCTCTGAAATCTTATGAATGAAATTCCAGAggattgtatgtgtgtgtgcctcTCTCgctgtgtatgtgtatgtgtgtatctcCTCGTGTATGCGTGTGTATATGGAACAAGGGAGGGAGACTAGTTGTTATTCTGATCACAGCTTCCCTGATTCACAGACTTGGAGCTGATCATGAATATAAGTGAAGACTTTGACGTCAGAGTTGAGATATATCAGCAGACCCAATGGGGCAAGAATATTAAGTGCAAGTCAGTGCCAGCAATCTGCCAACGTTATTAGCAATGTTAACCAAGGAATGAAGCCTAATCCGAAGGACTGGAAGGACTAGCACGAAAAAAAGGGGAAAGCTGATCAGCAAGACTCAAAGGTAAAACAACAGAAATACATGTTTGCCTATGTTGTTGCATGTGTTTGACTTCTCTTCTGCGGGCtaagaaaggggaagggtgttTGCGTTGTATTGAGCTGAGCTTGGAAAGCAAGCTGGTTAGAAGGTGGCCCTTTCAATATTTTAATCCTAGCGCTCTGGTTAATTGTATTATGAACAGCACtagcggcggcggcagcagcagcagcagcagcaaaaaccttGACGAAGAGATTCGGACTAAACCATTTGTGACCTTTGCAACTTTTGTTTTCATAACAATGAAATGTGAGACGATATATACAAGGCGTTGGAGGTGATGTGATGGAGCGGGGGTTAAAGGGTTCCTACTTAGTGCAATGGGTTTACTATGCAAAAAGACCATGTTTAATGCAGCTGAGATTCTGCAGTTGTTTGCAGCCAGCAGCCCCTGAGCGCACCAGTGTTAAAAACAAGCAAAGTTAATGTAGGATATTTCTAGTCTGTAGCCTTCACTGGGTTCTAATTTAACAAGCAGGGTCGCTTAGGTATGAGGCTTGCCTGGccacaaataatatattttttatttattactagCAAAATTATTTTGGccagaaagatacattttaaacaaggtACAAGAAGATACAACCATTACTCTGTTTAACCCGCAATTTGCTCTTGCCCAAGTGTTAGCGTTGGAACCGTTCTGCCCAGGCTCTGTACGTGTGCCTGATGGAACAGGCTCTGCAACCGTCTCCCTTTTAATGGGAACGAATGCAAAGAGCATTGTGACGGGTGAATTATTTGACACTCGGTTTCGCTCACCTTCAGCTTTTTGGAAGGAACCCGGGATCAGACGAAGCTCCATCTGTTCAttcaggggaagggaaggggaacagcCAAGATGGGGAGGAAAAGAATTTTATTCAAAGATcgagcctgatttttaaaaataaaatggaccgGTTTGGGGCGTGGGGGGGTTCCTGCAGCTGCGTTGACGCTCAGCTCCCAGAGGCGGGTGGGGTGTGTGACACCGGGGAATGGCCCAGGCAGGGTATTGGGGTTTTAATCTTGGCTGGATCAGATCAGTCCCCAGTGTAACTGGCACTGGGGACACTGGGGCCTGCCTGGGGACCAGGCTGGGACAGCGGGTCTTGTCGTGTCTTTTGTGGCCCCGCGCTCGGGGGTGGACAGTCCAGGCTGTTTCCATGCTGCTTTCACCCTTGTCTCCTCTCTTGTGTCCCTTGTGCCTCCTGTCTAGCGATGCTCCACAACCCCGCAGCAGCTGCGGCCGCCATGGAGGAGCAGCTGCGGCAGCAGCAGCTACGGGTCCTCCTCAATGCCTCCTCCAGgcccttccccagcagcagcagcatctggctgTCCAACTCCTCTGCCTCGGAGCCTGTCacggcggcggcggcgggcggCGGCGAGGCGGCGGGCGGAGGTGGCGGAGCGGTCAGCCCCTGGGACATCGCCCTGTGCGCCACGGGCACGGCGGTGGCCTGCGAGAACGCGCTGGTGCTGGCCGTGCTCTTCTACACGCCCAGCCTGCGCGCCCCCATGTTCCTGCTCATCGGCAGCCTGGCGCTGGCCGACCTGCTGGCCGGCCTGGGGCTCGTCGTCAACTTCACCGTGCAGTACCTGCTGCAGCCGCCCAACGCGGCCGTGGCGCTCAGCGCCGCCGGGCTGCTGCTCACCGCCTTCTCCGCCTCGGTCTGCAGCCTGCTGGCCATCACCATCGACCGCTACCTGTCGCTGTACAACGCGCTCACCTACCACACGGAGCGCACGCTGAGCTTCACCTGCGCCATGCTGCTGCTCATGTGGCTGCTGTGCCTGGGCGTGgggctgctgcccctgctgggcTGGAACTGCCTGCGGGACCAGGCCACCTGCAGCGTGCTGCGGCCGGTGACCAAGGACAACGCGGCGGTGCTGGCGGTCACGTTCCTGCTGCTCTTCGCCCTGATGCTGCAGCTCTACCTGCAGATCTGCCGGATCGCCTTCCGGCACGCGCAGCAGATCGCCGTGCAGCACCAGTTCATCGCCACGGCGCAGGCCACCTCCACCCGCAAGGGGCTCTCCACCCTCTCCTTCATCCTGGGCACCTTCGCCCTCTGCTGGATCCCGTTCGCCATCTACTCGCTGGTGGCGGATTCCAGCTACCCCGCCGTCTACACCTACTCCCTGGCGCTGCCCGCCACTTGTAACTCACTCATCAACCCGGTCATTTATGCCTTCAGAAACCCGGACATCCAGAAGTCCCTGTGGCTGGCCTGCTGCGGGTGCATCCccttcaccttctcctccagACCCAGGACATCCAGTGATGTATAAGAGTGGTTGGCCGCCCAGATTGTCAAATGGTTTCATGCTCATACTCCGCGTTGTTATGATGTATTACCACCAGCAGGAGGAATCCCAGACCCACCCAGGTCTCCTTCCCTGGAAAAAGATgtcaacaagagaaaaaaaacaaaaccaaccaccaAGAGTGGTCTCctttaaaaaatgcttattttcctacacattttatttatttttaatttaaaaacaaaacaaaagaccaaAAAAATGGACAGCGCCTGATGCTTTTTCTCATCTCTGTGTAATGGAAAGGGAGAGCAGCACGTTTGCCAAACCTGTGGCCCGAAAATGTTCAAAGGCCCAGGCAACTCTTTACTTATTTCTGAAGCCTCCTACTGAGGGGCAGGCCTTTGGGAAGGTCCCGGTTAGGAACTGAGAAAGACCTCAGGCCTGTGCTCCCGCAGCCCcacaccactgaagtcactggggggGTCACACCAAGTCAAACTCCTATCCAGTGCGGGGGGAAAGTCAGGCCTGAGACGTGTTTAGAGCCCAGCACAGCTCTGATGCTGAGGGCTCAGGGCAAGATCTAGAAAAACGTGTACGATATTGCTTGCTGGTAGTCTGGGTTTGTTTggaatggttaaaaaaatgaCCATATCCAGGGGACTGCACTGCCTGAAAGGTGGGTTAGGgggttttggtggtggtggtgatttttttaaaactataatcaGGTTTTGCTCTGCTATGCAATAATAAAAGGGACATTGTGAGATGTGGTAACCTGCCAATATTTTTCATGCTAGACCGGTTCAGCATCACGAGGTTTGGACAGCTCCGTGGGCAGTGGTAGGAGCACAAGTGGTCTGTCTTAcgattttatgtttatttttgtaaaaaagcaCATGAAAGTCAAAGATTAACATTGGCCCCTTAAGCTGGGGAAAGGAAATACGATCCTGAGTCAGGAACAAATGAAGGCCATTCCCCTTCACTTGCTGTCCTAAACAATTGTATGTGCTGTTCAGCTGCTGCATTGCACctcagaggaggctgcatttcagtggtgggtgaagtgatgcCTGTATATTTATATCTCGTTtgtctgtgaagcactttgagaaccTGCAGGATGAAAGGCACTTTAAGGTatgattattgtttattattataatGTGAGAGTAAAGAGAACTCTTTGCTGAAAGATATGTTTACGGTGCATCATCAAATCTAAAGGTGGGAGGAAAGGACCTTTTAGTTTATCTAGTTAATCCCCCTGCCAGGGCAATGAAAGCAGTCGAAGAAAGAGATGAGGTTTTTTTGACATCAAAACCTAGGTTAATCTTTCACTTATTCCAGTGCAGATATAACACATTGTCTTTAGCAGTATTGTTAATATAGTATGCTGATCTCTTatactgggggtggggtgagggtatATGATCCAAAGACTGATATTCTGCACGTGGTTGGTTCTTCTAAAGGGAAGCCTACATCGTCACACGTCTTGTTCCTGAAACTACTAGATTAATTTGCTTCAATAGAGAAGCTACACTAGCCTCATGCTCCTCTGCTCTATCACATGCTTTGTGGTGTTAGTGAGAAAATGATGAAGTGTCCTTCATCTTGTGCTTTATTTGGGCCAAGAAGTGGACTAGTgcattcctttaaaaacaaaatagccTTCAGAGATAGACAGGAACTCTGGTCTATAGGTGAAATGTCCAGGGTTGCCTTttaggtgggggtggggggttgtctTACCACCTATTCTCTCAACGCGCTGCGAGGAAATTGCTTTGCTATGAGATCGATGCTCCAAATGTGTTGCTTTCCCTTAGAAAGAAATCTGTGCTACAACGCCAGAAATATCCCTCTTTCAAACAATAGCCCATCCCTGCAGTATCAGTTGCAAAACCTGGCCTAggtttatattatataaaaaacaacaacgaAAGAGAGAACATGGCATGTAAATATTATAGTTCCATGAAGGACAAAGTGTTCACATTTATGTCTGAATACAGATGAACCAATCATTTCTCTATGGAGCTGTGCaatgaaggtctctttctagctCAGCAAAGCTCAGTGCACATGACAAACTGTGACTCTCGAATGCGTGCTTTGGCCCTGGACATCTTTTCTAGCTCCTAAAGGTGTTCCAGCTTTTCAGTTTTTTTACAAGGAGCAACATACAACATGCACAAAttctagtcaatatttttacaattttatttaagatttttgctgttcatttatttattattctgttTCCATGGTTGCAGACAACCTCCTGCAGTTCCTAAATGTGAAGGCTCAATGCAGAGTTAATTAAAAACGTTTTGAAATAATGTTTTTATATGTCTTGATCCAGAGGGCAGgtatttttgtttctctgggcagctcattttgtatttttaaatcaaatgtatCATTTAAACATTTGCTCTAGGCATACAGCTGAAATGAACATCTTGCATTTTCTTGGATTTCCAATTGATTCCCTTTTATACAGGATTTTGATTTCAGAATTTTCCTCATAAGTCGTTTAATGGTGTGAATGAAATTTACTCACTTTCCAGGGATCTGTAGATTAAATATGACATAGGTGCATAGCAATCAAAGCAAAGTAATGTTCTTTTATGGCTCTCAGTGTCAGACACTCAGAGGAGGAGTGTTACATTGGGATGTGATTAGCTAAAATGAGGACGTTACTGATTATAAACTGCCATGTAAAAGTCAGAGATTATATGAGCATGTCCTCTAAAATACTGTTACCTGGCCAAATCTATTTcgggtgtaactccactgaaatcacttgGCTAAATTCAGATGCTCACATTAAATAGTATCTTACCCTGCTCCAGTAGTGCTAATTATGGAATAGGTGAATGGAATTCACTGTGCAATTCCTTGAGAATAAGGgtatcaggatctggcccaatgaaaCTACACCCGAGGTAAATTTGGACCCAGGTCTTTTGGATAAACATTTTAATCTAGTTCTTTCCTTGTGGTTGTCTCAGAGAAGCAACAAAAGATATTCAAAAAGTGCTAAGTATGTTTCATGAAGAATTTCTAAAACTCTTCATTtgaaaattcacagaaaaattcaaattttcaaaTTCATAGTTTTcaatttttgaattaaaaaaatcaggtttggattttgttttgtttttgccttttcactcctttttttctttctccctccctgacCCCACCTTTAtcactggaaaaaatgaaaaaacgaGGGAAGGACAGGAAAAAGGAGgatagaaaaggaaaaaaacctgaaGTCCCCTCTCCAAGTTTGTTTTTCATTGAGTTGTGGAAATATCAGAACATTTCTTCAAAAATTTACAGTATGAAAATAGTccattttttttggaaaaagttTTAAACTAAATATTTGGACCGGCTCTACATTGCAGCACTCTTTGTCAATATTTATTAAGGAGAGCTAGGTTCATTATTGGAAATATTTACCAAGTTAGTAAAGCTGTATGCAAGATGATGATACTATTGTCTTTCAAAGCTGAGTCCATGGAATGCGTTGCTACAGAACACTGGGCGTGATTCTGTTCACTCTCAcaccggtgtaaatcaggaagaagtccactgaagtcagtagagatacaccagtgtaaaatatCTGGTGGAAGAGGAATATGAGATAGATAGGGCCTGATTTGTCAGTGGATGCTTTGCAGGACTCTAATGATGCCAAGCAGCGGTAAACACAGTTTAACTAGTCAGCTGAGCCAaatttacagctgctttgcattatGGGAGTTGCACAAAGCAATTGGAGTGCACTGGGGAATGTGGGCCGTTGCTTATTGGCAAGAATCCTCCTGTTGGATTTGGTCCGATAAAACCAAAACTGACACAAGCTGTTTGAAATGCTGAGGTATTGAGAAGTGAGTCTGCTTTAATTATTGTCATATTAATAAAAGATACAAGTAGGTAACAGTACTTTACAGAGCATAAAGAGCAGATCCTTAGTTGGTGCATACTGGCATAAATCCTTTAACTTCAGCAGACCTAAACTGATTCACACCATCTGAAGATTTAACTTACTTTGGAGGGACCACTCAGTATGTATTCAAGGTTATTTATCCACTAAACATATAATAACAGTAATCTTCAGCATCTTTGCATATCAGAAAGAATATACTGCAGAGCTATGCGTATTAAGGTCAAATGATTACTATCAAGAAGGTTTTGATTTCTCCTTAGGACCAAATCCTTGCTTCCCCCTTCCCACTTATTGAGTAGCACATGGATTTTGTTTGACTGTTGTTTAGGTTGCCACCTTGTTCAGAGTGAACTAATTCAGCTTTAGACAGATGAACCGTGCCTCATTGAAACAATAGGTGAAAACGACCCCCCGTCATTTCCTCCT
This window harbors:
- the LOC116819801 gene encoding G-protein coupled receptor 12-like, translated to MLHNPAAAAAAMEEQLRQQQLRVLLNASSRPFPSSSSIWLSNSSASEPVTAAAAGGGEAAGGGGGAVSPWDIALCATGTAVACENALVLAVLFYTPSLRAPMFLLIGSLALADLLAGLGLVVNFTVQYLLQPPNAAVALSAAGLLLTAFSASVCSLLAITIDRYLSLYNALTYHTERTLSFTCAMLLLMWLLCLGVGLLPLLGWNCLRDQATCSVLRPVTKDNAAVLAVTFLLLFALMLQLYLQICRIAFRHAQQIAVQHQFIATAQATSTRKGLSTLSFILGTFALCWIPFAIYSLVADSSYPAVYTYSLALPATCNSLINPVIYAFRNPDIQKSLWLACCGCIPFTFSSRPRTSSDV